The Halobacillus ihumii genomic sequence CTGTAGCATACATAATTAGTTAACCCCTTTCGGTTTTGTTTTCTTTGTTTGAAATCGCATGGGAATGTGAATATATACTTGCCCTTCATCCGCCATTTCAGAATTATAGGTACAAGAAAAGCCCAGCCCCTTCATCGTCTGAATTGTTTGTTCCGACAATGAAGAAGTTGAGCCGGTCTTAGTGAAAATCGAAATATGAACTTGAATATTCTCAGCCAGTGGATTGTTATCACCATAATGAGTGTCAGTTTGATTTAAGATGGAATAGATCAAGTAGGTATCAAAGTCCTGATTAGCTGGTGCCTTTACACCGAAAATGGCGGCATAGCCTCTATATTCATCAAGTTGAGCCGCCAAATTTTCGTTTTGTTCTAAAGCCAGAAGAATATCATCTCTCATGTTAATCATAAGCTCATGATCCTTCTCATGCCTTCAGTTAATGTCAAAGCCACACCATCTTTTGATTCAGCAATCCCGATAGTCATTGGCATTTGAGCAGACATTTTTACTGTGCCAAACTCAAGGAATTTCAATTTAAACCCTAGCCCTTTCCTTGCCCCTACTTCTACATAACGTTCTCCAAAATTGTTGGTTTTCGTCCGACTCACAATAATGTGATCTTGAAGGTGCTGATAGGTTGCGCTATTGGTTTTGGATCGATGGATATTATCAGCGATAGCATCAGCTAAAACTTCACCAGCTGTACGAAGCACTTTACCTTCCTGGCTTCTCCCTTTCTTACCAAGCTGATCGATACGATTACGCATGGAGATATTCATATCAGCTCCCACTATCCATCACCGCCTCTGTGATCACTTCTAATTCACGATTCATGCCTTCCATGTCGAGTATCCCTTTAATCTCGTAAACTTGTTTGATGGATTTATCAGGGTTTTTCTTAACAATTCTCATAGATTCATTCAATTCATCGTCATAACGCATTTTCCAATTCACTGTATGGATTGCATTAACCGCCTTAGCGTCAAAATACTCCTCAGCCTTCATCGGGACTTTATCAGCGAACTTCTTTTTAAAATCAATCCATGTATCAACCCATCGACCATCAGGATTACGAGTTGATTCCTTATTCTGAACATAAACCACATGACGATATTTGCCTGGTCTGATGGGCCGCATTAAAACCACCCCTTATAAGGGTAAAGCAGAGACTCAATAGAAAAAGGTATTTTAACAACCGATGTACCGACGATAACCGCTTCCCTATTTTCATAGAAATGGGAGACTAATAGGTGGATAGCTTGCCCAATGTCTTCTGGTAATGTTTCATATCCTGCTGTGTACTGAACTTTAAAAGCGTCAATAGGATATAATTCTACATCCGGCCATTCCACCAATAAGATTGCCGGTTCAGATTCGCTCACATAAAAATCTGTGACCTCTATAACGTTACCTTTTCTATCTTTCACACTCACTTTATCTATGGTTTGTAAGGGTGGATTAGGAATTTTAATCCGTTCTTTGCGCTCATCTAATATTAATTCATACGTTTTAACAGCCAAGGAACGACGAGTGAACTTTTCAGCGCTTCTTCTTGCAGCTGCAATGATCCGTTTCACCGTGTCATCCTCTTGCCCTTGATCTAGATGTAAATACTCTTGAGCATCAGCAACAGTAAGTGGTTCAGCCGTTGGCTCGGTGATCACTTTTACATGCATTATTCACCCTCCTGTCTAATAAAGGGAAAGATTTTACTCTTTGCCTTCTTCATTGTTGGGTGATTCTTCATTTTCTTTTAGCTGTTGCTCAATTTCTTCTTTCACACCTTTACGGTCCTTATCTGACTTTTCTTGCTCGAGAAGATCTTCCAACTCGGTTTTACTTAGTCCTTCTAAAGATTGAACAACTTCTTCCACTGTTCCTTCAAGAATGTTAGTTTTATCATCATTATCGTCAGGATTTTCCCCATTATTAGGTTGAGGTTCATAAGGGACATTAGGTTCAAGATCAGTTTTTTCAGCTATTCCTGCTGCAACCCAAGCAGCCCCGATCTCATCTGAAACGTCAAGGACATCTCCAATATTCTTAACACTATATTCTGATGCCATCGATACTCGCATTTTGATTTTCATTCACTTTCCTCCTTTTATAAAAAGAAAGAGAGGCGTTTAAGCCCCTCTATTATTATGCGCTGGCATTCTGCAATACTTTAACCGCTTCAGGTAAGATCAACTTGCCATCCACTCGTTCAAACATACGGAAACCAACTTGACCTGTTGCTGCATACAACTCATTTAGACGTTGCATAACACGTCCTTGACGATCTGCAATCCAGTAGTAAGAATAGTCACCGAAAGCCAATGGTTTGGCACCAGCTCCAAGAGCAGGAACATCATCACCTACATAAATAGGTCGGCTTAGCACTCGATCCGGTTCACCAGCTTGTAGTCCTGGTTGCCAGATATATTGTCCGTCGCTATCTTTCAGCTTGCGAACAGCTTTGACCGTACCGTCATTTGCCAAGAAAGAAGCATTACGACGATATGGACGCTTTAGGCTGTGATAAAGGTCAATGAAATCATCTGCAATGAGGGATGCAACCTGACCTGTGGCTGTTGTGTGACCAACTTGTGCTGATTGAATAACACCAGTTGGCTTTCCTACCCCGTCACCATTAATAAACGCTGCCTCTTCTAAGTTTCCGAATCGTTTAGAAAAGGAATTTAAGGCATAGTTATCAATATTAAATGCAGAATCATTTAATAGTTCCTCTGAAACCTTCATGATGGTACCCGCTTTATGAGCACTTAAGACCTTTTGAGAGAACGTTGCGTCACTTTCGGTGTATTGCTCTTTTTCACCCATCCAATTTGCTGTACCATAATCGGACTCAACAGGAATCTCACGGGAACCGCTCGAAGTAGTAATAACAGTAGCCAGTTGACGCATGATGTTTTGTTCTTCTAAACCCTGAATGAGTTTACGTTCGAACTCATCTGGCACAAGATAACCACCGTTTGCATCCGTACCAACAGCTAGGTTTCGAATTTGTGGATCCATAAGTAGAGAGACATCCTCATGGTTAAGTGCTTCTTTTCCATTACGGAACACTTTCCAGAAAGCATTGCGATATTCTTCTGCAGAACGACCTTGTTTTTGATCCATGTTTTGGTTCTGTGGTTCAGGACGGTGCGCTTGATGTACTGGCTGATCTAAATCATTTTCCAGACTAGTAAGTTTTTCTTCCCGATCAATAGAAGCTTTTAAGTTATCTACTTCATTCATGATGCGGTCATACTGCTGCTGATCTTCAGCATTAAAATCACGCTTTTCTTCTTCCGCTCGGTTTACCAAGTCTCGTGCTTGATTTACTAGCCTTGCTCGTTTTTCACGCATTTCGATAATTGTCATAACTATATGACCTCCTTGTTTAATAGCTCCAGTTTTTTCTTGCGTAAATTGTGCATATAAAAATCTTCTTCCGATTCACCATCGTCGTTAGAGGATTGAGTAACTTGATTATTTGGTTTTGGATCTTTTAAAACTTCATTCCGTAATTTATCGATGACCTGTTGAGGCAATAAACCGGAATGGTCAACACTTGCTACAAATTGATAATCTTGTTCAAACATAATCTCATCAATTAACTTGTATTCCATAGCTTGTTGAGGAGTAAGCCACGTCTCTTTGTCCATCATATCCAAGAGATCTGTTTCATTCATTCCGCTTTTAGCCATATAAGAGTTAGCAACTGTTTTATTAACATTTTTCAGTATTCCGGCTGTGTGTTCCATATCTCGGTAATCGCCACCCGCCATCGTAGCAGCATTATGGATCATAATTTGAGCTGTGGGTGACATCATTAAATTATTGACAGCCATTGCAATGACAGATGCAGCACTTCCCGCTAAACCAACGATTTTCCCTGTGGTGTTACCTGAATAATCCTTCAAGGCGGTATAGATCTCGGAACCATCAAACACCGATCCACCACCACTGTTGATATGCACTTCAACATCTTCACCATTCGCATCCTCCAATGCTGATTGGATTTTTTTTGGACTTGTAGCCTCCATATCTAGCCAGTCATAAATCCATTGGTGATTACTTGGGATAATAGGACCCTTCACATTGATTTTTTTCATTGTTTATCACCCCCTTTAAGCGCTGTTGTAATTGGAACCATATTTCCGTTTACCAAATACTCACCCCCGCCTTGTCCTTCAGGTAATGGATTCTGATTTTCCTTATCTCGGATCTCATCAGCGTTCAACCAGCCGTTTTGACGAGCAATCGCATACGCTTCATAACGACTTTTAATGTCGCCTCGTAACAACCCATCCACAAGAAATTCAGCGAAGTACTTTTTCTTCTCTTCCGGCCTAATCAATTGCATCTTAATAGCTTGTTCCCATCGAACGAGCCAAGGACGGATAGTGTGAACCACAAATTCAATGCCCTGGTGTTCAATATTGCTAAATGTAGCCTTCTCTAAATCTCCAATCATGTGAGGAGGTACACGGTAAATTCTAGAAATTTCAGTTGTTTGGAATTTCCTTGTTTCTAAGAATTGCGCATCTTCTGGCGGTATCCCTACCTGATGATATTTCAACCCCTGCTCTAAGATCATCAGTTTATGACTCTTGGATAATCCCGAATGGGCTTCCCTTGTATCCTCTTTGAAACGTTTAAACTGCTCATCATCCAATTGACCAGGGTACTCAATAATTCCTCCGGGTGTGGCCCCTTCACCGAAGAATCGCGCACCAAACTCTTCCGTCGCTTTAGCAAGTCCGATCGCTTCTCGATGCATACGAATGGGAGATTTACCAACAATCCCATCTCCTAATCCGGGAATATGAAATACTCGATGCCTGGGTAGCTTAAAGGACTTACCATCCGGTGTCATCGTTGTATATTCCAACTGCTTTGAACGTGGATTTCTTTCAACAATCGTTTGTGCTGGGTTTAATGGCCACAAAGCAATAGTACGACCAGCTCCATCGATTTCTTTTTCTGCAAATGCGTTTCCCCATGTTAATAGATGGTGTTGCATCAATTCACGAAAGGTAAATGCACTCATTTCTTCATTCGGCTGATCATGCAGCAGTGAATGCAGTTTATGATCTATTGCTTTCCCTTTACCTACTTCTTTTCTTTCGTACATAAACAGAGGTAAAGAAGCAATCGTTTCAAATATAACTTTTTGAGCTGCATATACCGCTGTACTGTTCATGGCATTCTCTTCATTGATGGAAACACCTGAATTTGTACGGGTTCCACCAAACATTCCAGATAACCATTCCGAAGGAGAACTTAATGTACTGGATTGATTCAATAACGTATTAAAAATCCCCATAAAATTTAATCACCGCCCTTCGGTTTGACCTTTTCGTTAGGAGTGTTCCTAGCCCCAAATAATCCAATTAAAAAAATCACCGTACCAATGATGACAAACATCAAGGGTGGTGATACGAGAAATAGGCCTATGCCCAATATAACAAGGCCTAAAATTATAAAAATATCCGATAAATCAGGCTTCACAAAGTTCGCACCCCCCTAAATTTATAAACAGAGTCAGTGGATTCACCCATAACAATGGCAGTAGCCATCGCATTGATCATCGCCACAGTTATATCAATACGATCTCTCGATTTGTTCTTCATAGGCTTAATGTTTTCATTACCGTCTGTGGCAATAACAACATTTCCCCAGCACCAACGTGCTACCGGATTGACCTCATGAGTGAACTCTTCCTTTTTCATCAGTCGTTCAATTGCTTTCATAGAAGGGCTCATATTTTTCATATTCTGTTGAATCTCAATGACTTCGACTCCCTCTTTCATCAATCTCTGACTCAACATCCGGCTATTCCATGGGTCAGTACCGAGCATTTGAAGATTATACTGCTTGCTAATATTAATCAATCTGGCTTCAACGAAGTCATAATCGACAACATCACCAGGAGTAGCAAACAAGTGCTTTTTGTTTACCCACTGATCATAAGGAACATGATCTCGTTTTACCCGTTCCCTCATGTTGTCTTCTGGTATCCATGCATCAAAAACCGCTCTCCACTCATCAATTCCTTTTTGAGGAGGAAATAAGTGACATGCAGCTGTGATATCGGTGGTACTTGATAAATCTAGACCCGTATAGCATTTTTTACCGACTAGATCAGATAAGTTCCATTTCCCGTCTGTTTTATCCCATAACGTCAACGGTTGCCAGCCAACGCTCTTCAAAGATATCCACTGATTTAATCGTAACCATCTGAATAATCGCTCTGATTTCTCAGAGTTTCTAGCTGATACAGCCTCTTGCCTAACACTTTCTATGTTGATGGTGTGCCCTAAAGATGGATTAGATTGAAACCAGACCTCTTCGTCAAATATATCTGCGTCCTCTGGGGCATAGAACATCTTCACATACCATGTCGGATCCACCAATTCACCATCAAGTATTTTTCTTGCCTGTTCATGAATTTCCCAGCCGATAGAGTTTCGGTCTGGATCATCTCCTGCTGTCGTAATGACCCACCAAATAGGTTCTTTACGAGCTGCACCTGCACCAAACGTCATGACATCCCACAAATCTCTATTTGGTTGAGCATGAAGCTCATCAAAGATAACAACAGTAGGGTTAATCCCGTGTTTGGTGTACGCTTCAGCAGACAATACTTTCATGGTCGTTCCAGTTTCACGATTGATGATTTCTTTTTTACTGTCTAAAACCTTAATTACACTTTCCAAGGCTTCATCTTGCTCAATCATGCCCTTAGCAGCTTTATAAACGAGCTCAGCTTGTTGACGGTCAGCAGCACAACAATAAATCTGCCCTCCAGGTGGATCGCAAACTAAATGATAAAGTGCTAATCCAGCAATCAACGAAGTCTTTCCATTTTTCTTCGGTACTTCAAGGTAGGAATATCGGTATTGCCTGTATCCAGATTCAGTAACCGTTCCGTAAACATCCCAAATGATTTCATATTGCCAGTCCAATAAAATAAACGGCTGACCATGAAAATCGTCAACCGCTTTTAGCATCTGTATAAATTCAATGGGTTCTAGAGCACGTTCTTTACTATGTGGCATTGTGACCACCAGAACGTTTATTCATAAATTGAGCCATCGGTGATTTCTTACTATCATCTTCTGGAGGAGATTTTGGAATGGCTTTTACTCTTGCTGTAGGATTCAAAAATAATCGATCTTCAATTTTCAGGAGCATGTCCCGGATCTGATTTAATTTCGTAGTCGAATTATGAATAGTTTTATAAATGCCTATTTCTTCCTCGATGCTTTCAACATCTTCTAACTTTTCTGTCAGCGAATCAATCTGTTTAGAGTAACTGAGCTCCTGGCTGACCATGTTGCAATATCGATTAATAATTCGTTCATCTAGTCCATCTATATACTCGATATGCTTATACAATTTTTTAAGCCTGAGAAATTCCTTGTGAGCAACAGGGTCAGATTTTACGACAGGAGATTCTTTAAATTTAATCCCTGTATAAAGCGATTGTTCCACTTTTTCCCGATGATCCAATTCTTTTTTTGTTCGATGGCTCTTTCCTTCCATTTTCACAAGTTGAACCGGTTTGCTCGATCTGCCTGCCATAAAATCACCCCCTTTAAAAATATTTCATTTTGGGAAAAAAACTCACGCGAAGGTGCCCCCACGGTCTGTAAAGAAATTACAGTAGGTATTTAGACCCCCTACCCCTTCTACAACCATTGTTTTTACATTTATTTACCAAATAAAAGTAGGAAAACGAAACAAAAAGAGAAGAAAAACACATTAAAACTTGCTTAGAAACGTTTATGTTTACTCTTACATTACAATCCTTTAGCTGTCTTACGACTGTGACATGGCTTACATAGGGCTTGATGGTTACTTGGTTCCCAGAACAGTTCACTGTCACCACGATGAGGACGGATATGGTCCACCTCGGTAGCAGGTACCAGTTGACCATGGGACCTACAGTGTTTACACAGTGGGTTGCTTCTCAAGAATACTTCTCTATACTTTCTCCACCTGTTGTCATAACCACGACGGTAAGCACTCTCTCTAAATTGATCATGTGTGTTACCTGATCCCTTATGCTCCTCACAGTAAGTTGTTGCAGTTAAGGTATTGCAACCTGGCTCACCACAAGGTCGGCTCGGTCTACGTGGCATGGTGGTTCTCCTGGATGGAGGTATCTGGATGAAGACCCCGGTGCCTTTCTTCTTTCCACCGGCGGTCTAATTCATTAACTTGTTCTCTCACTTCACTGATCTCACCGATGATCTCTCGACACCTGGCAACACATTTTCTCTTCTCACCCGGTAGCATATCTTTAGTGGGGAGGGTCTTTCTGTAAAGAGCCCATAGGTCTTGTTGTTTCTTGATGCCATCTCTAATTTGTTCAAGTTTACTCACGACAATCACAGGACCTGCACCTTGCTGAAGAATCTAATTCCTCGTCATCTGCAAGTAAAACAACCTTAGTCATAACATCACCACATTCAGGACATTCTTTGTTATAAGTCAAGCCGGATTTGCTACGCACATCCTCAAACTCTCTCAATGCACCAGTAGCCTTCTTCGCTTCACGTTGTACTGCTTTCAATCCTGTAAGTGCATCGGAACAATCTACGTCAATGCTGAGTTTGCCAGCACTTTTCTTCTTCGGAGTAACAGGTCTCCGTGGTGGTGTTTCTGTCATACTCGGTTTATCAATACTTCTTTTACCTTCGCTCGACTTATAGCCAGCCATGATCAACACTCCCTTTATATTTGTTTATCTCCATGCACTCCCGCCCCTGTGCTTTCTCCTATGGCCGACATCACTCGCTTACTTCGCTACGCAGCTACTAACCATAATCTTAGTGGAGATACATTACCCTTATATCCATAACGATTAAGCTGTTTCCCTAACTAACATGTTCCTATCTCTTAAGATGGCAAGCACTCTCCACATCACTTTAGGATTACCGGACTCAATACGATCAATGCTACCCTTCTTCACAAAAGCAACAGTCATAACTCCATCGCAATCTCCTATGATGTGAACCTGCAATACTCCCACCCTCTTATTTATTATTTTTGTATCAGCACCCTTGGCAGGAGTCGAACCTGCAACCGTGAGAATAGAAATCTCATGCTCTTTCCAGTTGAGCTACAAGGACATAAAAAGAGTCACTCACTACATCAGGCAATGTAATGAGTGACTATGCAAACGATGTAGCCACCACCTGGACCTAGTAAACAGATGGTGACCGTGCGTCGCGGCTTTTCCATGCCAACGACTAGACTTAAGATTGGTAGATCAACCAATGCTGACAGCTTTCCACACTATCAGCTGAAACAAGTCAACGTGGTTATACCAACACCGACGGGTAAATCGATGTGGTTAATTCTTTCATACTAGAATCATAACACCTTTTTAGTGAAATGTTCTGCCAAGAATCTGCCATCATCCTGCCATGAAAATTCAATCGTACTTTTCATTTTTGAGTTCATTTAGTCCAAAAATGAAAAAAGCCCACGCTGTCACCAAATAAGCAAATATCCGACTTATTGGAGATAGTTCAACATCAAAAACCGCATAAGCAATCGTGTTAAATATCCAAAGGGCTGCTGCTACAAAATAAATAACTGCAATCATATTCTACCCTCCTTGATTATTTATTACCAAAATATCTTTCTGCGATTTCTCTGCCGAATCCGACACCTCTCATATAGCCTTTCTCCCATTCTGTGTTATCCATATGGTTCATGGTGCATGTTTGGGTATAACAGGTGTAATGAAATTTGTTCAACGCCTTCTGCTGTTGTTCAAATTGATTCTGCAAAGCATAACGTTCATCTTCCCATCCGTTATTAACAAGCATTATCTTAGCTTCTAATTGCTGTTGTAAGGATTCAACTTTTTCAGCTTGCTCGATAAGCCAGTCTGTATGCTTTTTGGTGAATAACTCCCCTAAAATATCACCTAACTCCATGCGTATGTCGCCTTCCTCAGATACTTTGATCGCTTTGTTGTGTATTTCCTTAATAGCTTCTAAACGTTTCAGATCAATCATTAGAATCCTCTCCTTTTTTCGAAACTTACTTCTTTAATCCAATTATCAAATTCTCTTTGTGTCATGTTGTTTGGCAGAAATCTTTCAATCACTTCTGGAAATGGCCTCAACCAAACCTCTAATACTTCTTCTCCAACTTCTCTTTTACTAACTGTCCCAGTAATATTGTTCAAGTAATCTTCCTTTGTCATATTCCAATGTGTGGGACAGTCCACCACCGTAGAAAATCTACAATATAATCCATTGGGTTGTTGAGCTATAAATGCACCCAATGTTTTCACCTCCTTTGTATTTTGGCTAGTTCAACCATCACAGGTTGTAACGTGATAGTTCATTAATCGAATTCTGGTTCCATGCAATCAACGCATAACCTTCTGTGTTCTCCGCAATCTTCGCAAGGCTTTGTTTTACTCGCACCATATTCACAACCCATATGATACGGGGTTACAGTTCCATTCTTCTCCAGCCTTGCCACTTGAGTAAAATCCAAAGGTACTTCTCTGTTACATACACCGCACATTCTTTCACGCATTTATATCTTCCTTTCTATCGTTTTTTAGTAAGTGAGTTCACTACAATACATATTCTGTTGCACTGGTCTAAACGCTGAAAGCGTTGATGCTGTTACGTTTAAAGCATTTTATAAACTGAGCGCACTCCTAGCATTTTTATAGTGCGCTCATAAGAAAATAAAAAGAAAAAGGCTAGATTCGATATTTATCCATAGCCTTATCTAATGAATCCTGGTTGATGCCGATGTACCTTAGCGTGATCTCTTGGCTTGTGTGATTGAATAGTTCCTGCAGCAAGGCAATGTCCTTCGTCTGTTTATAGAAGTGATAACCGAAGGTTTTCCTTAGTGTGTGTGTGCCGATCTCAGATAAGCCTACATACTCTGCAGCTTCCCTTAAGATACGATAGGCTGTTGATCTGACAATAGGCTTGTTGTGTCCCTGTCGGCTCCTGATCAAGTATTCCTCATCGTTCAGTGACTTCACATAAAGCATTAGATCATTACGCACGTAACCAGGTATCTTGACGCGTTTTCTTTTCCGTGTCTTGGTTTCTTTGATGTCTACATGAGTACGTAGCAGGTTTTCCTTCTTCAGCTGCAGAATATCTGATATACGGAGCCCTGTTGCTATCCCTAACAGAAACAGGGCATAGTTCCTTTCATTCTTTTGCCGTAAGTACTCCTTCATCTTTTCAACCTTTACTGGATCTCGTATGGGCTCAACGAAGTTCATGCCTCTTTCACCTCCTTCTCATAAACTTCGATACGGAGCACAAAGGCCAGTTTGTAAATGGCTCTAGCCTTTAATCGGTAGTAATGACGTTCACTGTATCCCAGTTCGTTGTACGCCATGTAATCTAAGATGTCTTCGTGCTCCATGTACCTCTTAACGATCACGGACCGTTCCTTAAAGGGAAGACGGTTCACGGCATTTCTGATTCTATTCATGTATATCTGTTGCTCTTTCTCCAAGTCCATACGTTGAATTGCTGCACTTTCAGTGGAAGAATGGAATTGATTATTATTAGATGGTGGTGTGATCTTAAATTTTGCTGTGATTTGTGGTGTGAATTCGGACGGATCCATAAGCATGTACATCTGATATTTTTCTAGTGCAGCTTCAACGGCATCCTTTGTTTCATCACGATCAATCTTTGGAAGCTTAAAGTTTAGTTGATTTGTCATTCTTCCATCTCACCTCATCAAATAGTTGTTTGAGATATTCACTTGGCTGAATTGCTTTGGTTACACCAGCACGTTTATCTCGTCTGGCCTTATCAACTTTCCATTGCATGTCATAGGTCTGCTTTCTTGCCATTTTGTTTCACCACCCACCTATATAGGAGATACAGTGGCCAAAGAAACACCATGGCGATCAGAATAAACATATAGAAGTTCTCTTCCTCTTCCGTTTCATGTTGTGGATCGTCTTCAAGGAAACACAGCGCTAACCCAATGATTAGGTAAATCACAATTCCGACCATCACATACGCTCCTTTCTAATAAAAAAGAGCACCAACTACAGCTGCACTTGCAGCTTGTAATCAGTGCCCTGGTTGTTCCAGTAGCTTATTTGATTAGCCTTATCTTCGAAATGTTCAAAGGATATATCTTTCTACAAACCAATTATAAAAGTCGCTTAAGGATTCATAGGTTTCTTGTTTGTCGTTATCCAGTGCTTCTTCTCTTCTTTGGTTCAATTCATCAATGACTTCTGCTTTCAATTCCGCCCACCCCTTTTCTAAATGAGTCACTCATCTATCACAGTTTAAAACTCTGCTCCATTTTCCCGTGACATGGTTTCCCGCCTTGCCAGTTAATCGTTAGAGCTCCATATCCTTTCTCTGGAGCAGGAGCCTTAACAACCTCGCCATCTTTCACCACATATACCGCATCTTCATTCAGATCGATTTCCTCTTTCATTCCGACTCCTCCTGACTTATCTTCAGCAATTCGAATAGGTGGTAACTCTTCTTATCACTAATTTCCTTTTGGTTCTTCAGATCACTGATCTCATCAATAAGGTGAGCGATATTTCCTTTTAGAGCTTCGTTAGATTCTTGTTCACCTTCTAGCTGATGTTTCAAGTCCTTCATGTATTGATCATATTAAGCTTGCGGATTCTCCTGCTCAACTTTTTCCTGAACAGGAGTAACCGTCTTTTTTACTCTCTGATCCCTCGATTCCTTCTTTCTATATTTAGAAGAATAAGTGTAGACAGTTTTGATATTTGCACCGGT encodes the following:
- a CDS encoding HK97-gp10 family putative phage morphogenesis protein — encoded protein: MNISMRNRIDQLGKKGRSQEGKVLRTAGEVLADAIADNIHRSKTNSATYQHLQDHIIVSRTKTNNFGERYVEVGARKGLGFKLKFLEFGTVKMSAQMPMTIGIAESKDGVALTLTEGMRRIMSL
- a CDS encoding phage head closure protein, producing MRPIRPGKYRHVVYVQNKESTRNPDGRWVDTWIDFKKKFADKVPMKAEEYFDAKAVNAIHTVNWKMRYDDELNESMRIVKKNPDKSIKQVYEIKGILDMEGMNRELEVITEAVMDSGS
- a CDS encoding head-tail connector protein codes for the protein MHVKVITEPTAEPLTVADAQEYLHLDQGQEDDTVKRIIAAARRSAEKFTRRSLAVKTYELILDERKERIKIPNPPLQTIDKVSVKDRKGNVIEVTDFYVSESEPAILLVEWPDVELYPIDAFKVQYTAGYETLPEDIGQAIHLLVSHFYENREAVIVGTSVVKIPFSIESLLYPYKGWF
- a CDS encoding phage major capsid protein; this translates as MTIIEMREKRARLVNQARDLVNRAEEEKRDFNAEDQQQYDRIMNEVDNLKASIDREEKLTSLENDLDQPVHQAHRPEPQNQNMDQKQGRSAEEYRNAFWKVFRNGKEALNHEDVSLLMDPQIRNLAVGTDANGGYLVPDEFERKLIQGLEEQNIMRQLATVITTSSGSREIPVESDYGTANWMGEKEQYTESDATFSQKVLSAHKAGTIMKVSEELLNDSAFNIDNYALNSFSKRFGNLEEAAFINGDGVGKPTGVIQSAQVGHTTATGQVASLIADDFIDLYHSLKRPYRRNASFLANDGTVKAVRKLKDSDGQYIWQPGLQAGEPDRVLSRPIYVGDDVPALGAGAKPLAFGDYSYYWIADRQGRVMQRLNELYAATGQVGFRMFERVDGKLILPEAVKVLQNASA
- a CDS encoding head maturation protease, ClpP-related encodes the protein MKKINVKGPIIPSNHQWIYDWLDMEATSPKKIQSALEDANGEDVEVHINSGGGSVFDGSEIYTALKDYSGNTTGKIVGLAGSAASVIAMAVNNLMMSPTAQIMIHNAATMAGGDYRDMEHTAGILKNVNKTVANSYMAKSGMNETDLLDMMDKETWLTPQQAMEYKLIDEIMFEQDYQFVASVDHSGLLPQQVIDKLRNEVLKDPKPNNQVTQSSNDDGESEEDFYMHNLRKKKLELLNKEVI
- a CDS encoding phage portal protein; the protein is MGIFNTLLNQSSTLSSPSEWLSGMFGGTRTNSGVSINEENAMNSTAVYAAQKVIFETIASLPLFMYERKEVGKGKAIDHKLHSLLHDQPNEEMSAFTFRELMQHHLLTWGNAFAEKEIDGAGRTIALWPLNPAQTIVERNPRSKQLEYTTMTPDGKSFKLPRHRVFHIPGLGDGIVGKSPIRMHREAIGLAKATEEFGARFFGEGATPGGIIEYPGQLDDEQFKRFKEDTREAHSGLSKSHKLMILEQGLKYHQVGIPPEDAQFLETRKFQTTEISRIYRVPPHMIGDLEKATFSNIEHQGIEFVVHTIRPWLVRWEQAIKMQLIRPEEKKKYFAEFLVDGLLRGDIKSRYEAYAIARQNGWLNADEIRDKENQNPLPEGQGGGEYLVNGNMVPITTALKGGDKQ
- a CDS encoding terminase large subunit, which encodes MPHSKERALEPIEFIQMLKAVDDFHGQPFILLDWQYEIIWDVYGTVTESGYRQYRYSYLEVPKKNGKTSLIAGLALYHLVCDPPGGQIYCCAADRQQAELVYKAAKGMIEQDEALESVIKVLDSKKEIINRETGTTMKVLSAEAYTKHGINPTVVIFDELHAQPNRDLWDVMTFGAGAARKEPIWWVITTAGDDPDRNSIGWEIHEQARKILDGELVDPTWYVKMFYAPEDADIFDEEVWFQSNPSLGHTINIESVRQEAVSARNSEKSERLFRWLRLNQWISLKSVGWQPLTLWDKTDGKWNLSDLVGKKCYTGLDLSSTTDITAACHLFPPQKGIDEWRAVFDAWIPEDNMRERVKRDHVPYDQWVNKKHLFATPGDVVDYDFVEARLINISKQYNLQMLGTDPWNSRMLSQRLMKEGVEVIEIQQNMKNMSPSMKAIERLMKKEEFTHEVNPVARWCWGNVVIATDGNENIKPMKNKSRDRIDITVAMINAMATAIVMGESTDSVYKFRGVRTL
- a CDS encoding P27 family phage terminase small subunit → MAGRSSKPVQLVKMEGKSHRTKKELDHREKVEQSLYTGIKFKESPVVKSDPVAHKEFLRLKKLYKHIEYIDGLDERIINRYCNMVSQELSYSKQIDSLTEKLEDVESIEEEIGIYKTIHNSTTKLNQIRDMLLKIEDRLFLNPTARVKAIPKSPPEDDSKKSPMAQFMNKRSGGHNAT
- a CDS encoding HNH endonuclease yields the protein MPRRPSRPCGEPGCNTLTATTYCEEHKGSGNTHDQFRESAYRRGYDNRWRKYREVFLRSNPLCKHCRSHGQLVPATEVDHIRPHRGDSELFWEPSNHQALCKPCHSRKTAKGL
- a CDS encoding tyrosine-type recombinase/integrase; translation: MNFVEPIRDPVKVEKMKEYLRQKNERNYALFLLGIATGLRISDILQLKKENLLRTHVDIKETKTRKRKRVKIPGYVRNDLMLYVKSLNDEEYLIRSRQGHNKPIVRSTAYRILREAAEYVGLSEIGTHTLRKTFGYHFYKQTKDIALLQELFNHTSQEITLRYIGINQDSLDKAMDKYRI
- a CDS encoding ArpU family phage packaging/lysis transcriptional regulator, with translation MTNQLNFKLPKIDRDETKDAVEAALEKYQMYMLMDPSEFTPQITAKFKITPPSNNNQFHSSTESAAIQRMDLEKEQQIYMNRIRNAVNRLPFKERSVIVKRYMEHEDILDYMAYNELGYSERHYYRLKARAIYKLAFVLRIEVYEKEVKEA